A stretch of the Romboutsia lituseburensis genome encodes the following:
- a CDS encoding S41 family peptidase, whose translation MKKLISLLLVLSVILSTGCTKFNTKLDKKLSNEQWVEDIEFFSKELKSRHPNLYLNISESEFDKEIKNLKENINFLSDIEISIKLEQILSMLKDAHTNISLIEMITPPGEAKSYDNMQIFPITYKWFDDGLRVYSCDSKHKEILGLKLVSINDIELNEIIKKVSTTYSYDNNAGLKSGITKYISVYEILKFLDIVDNNSAKFVFEKENGDKYITNLDTMNFKNVNYINLSTLIKNESEISTKPTRSYDDYWFKYIEKDNILYFQYNKCINNNSSWLTDEEKRKAPDFYKFVDDLITSINSTSFDKFVIDLRNNPGGTLGLTNYLLIEL comes from the coding sequence ATGAAAAAGCTTATAAGTCTTTTGCTTGTTCTATCCGTAATTTTATCAACTGGTTGCACTAAATTTAATACAAAACTAGATAAAAAATTAAGCAATGAGCAGTGGGTTGAGGATATAGAATTTTTTAGCAAGGAGCTAAAATCAAGGCATCCTAACTTGTATTTAAATATATCAGAAAGTGAATTTGATAAAGAGATAAAGAACTTAAAGGAAAATATAAACTTTTTATCAGACATAGAAATTTCAATAAAACTAGAGCAAATTTTATCAATGCTTAAAGATGCACATACCAATATTTCTCTTATCGAAATGATTACCCCTCCAGGCGAAGCAAAGAGTTATGATAATATGCAAATCTTTCCAATTACTTATAAATGGTTTGATGATGGATTAAGAGTATATTCTTGTGACTCTAAACACAAAGAAATACTTGGGCTTAAATTAGTATCTATTAACGATATTGAATTAAATGAAATAATAAAAAAAGTATCAACAACTTATTCTTATGATAATAATGCTGGATTAAAATCTGGAATTACAAAATATATTTCAGTATATGAAATACTTAAATTTCTAGATATAGTAGATAATAATTCTGCTAAATTTGTATTTGAAAAAGAAAATGGTGATAAATATATTACAAATTTAGATACAATGAATTTTAAAAATGTAAACTATATAAATTTATCAACATTAATAAAAAATGAAAGTGAAATATCTACAAAGCCTACCAGATCCTATGATGATTATTGGTTTAAATATATAGAAAAAGATAATATCCTTTATTTTCAATACAATAAATGTATAAATAATAATTCATCTTGGCTAACTGATGAAGAAAAACGTAAAGCTCCTGATTTCTATAAATTCGTAGATGACCTTATAACCTCAATAAATTCTACCTCTTTTGATAAATTTGTAATAGATTTAAGAAACAATCCAGGCGGAACTCTAGGCTTAACTAATTACCTACTTATAGAATTGTAA
- a CDS encoding GNAT family N-acetyltransferase, which yields MDFPVLETIRLYLRKITTDDANDIFEYLSNDKVTRYLGKKSVINMEEVYDLINELDTRYDECRGIRWGVIDKESRKLIGTIGYDAVQVKNKRADIGYDINSNYWRQGFATEAINEIIKFGFDKLDLNRIGAVAFTENLASLNLLKKVGFTKEGVLREYIIQNDVKKDTVVLSLLKREYLID from the coding sequence AACGATAAGGTTATATTTAAGAAAAATTACCACTGATGATGCAAATGATATATTTGAATATTTATCTAATGATAAAGTAACTAGATATTTAGGCAAAAAATCAGTAATCAACATGGAAGAGGTATATGATCTAATTAATGAATTAGATACTAGGTATGATGAATGTAGAGGTATCAGGTGGGGCGTAATAGATAAAGAAAGTAGGAAACTAATTGGTACTATTGGTTATGATGCAGTGCAGGTTAAAAATAAAAGAGCAGACATAGGGTATGATATTAACTCAAATTACTGGAGACAAGGATTTGCAACAGAGGCTATAAATGAAATAATAAAGTTTGGATTTGATAAACTAGATTTAAATAGGATAGGGGCAGTTGCATTTACAGAGAATCTGGCATCTTTAAATTTACTTAAGAAAGTTGGATTTACAAAAGAAGGTGTATTAAGAGAATATATTATACAAAATGATGTGAAAAAAGATACTGTAGTTCTTTCTTTATTAAAAAGAGAATATTTAATTGATTGA